Genomic DNA from Chaetodon auriga isolate fChaAug3 chromosome 18, fChaAug3.hap1, whole genome shotgun sequence:
CAAAATCCAAATCCAGTGGCGATGTGCAGACACCCGAGATAATTTTTATCCAAGAAAGTTACACCTGGACACAActaaatgtgacacatttacCACATGTTGACTCCATTTCCAACATTATTCTAGCTCCGCTGGGTAAGTGTGGAGGACCAGGCCGCAGTTTGGACTGTAGCAGGTGATCTTAAAAACCTTGCATCACAATGACCACACCAGCTCCTCTTACCCCTTCTTTTGAAAATGTGGCCACTGCACACTGCCATATTCCAGTAAACTGCTTCTGAGTTTGGATCCGGACCTACAAAGATACAGAAGGTGTATGAAAAGGACGTCCATTTGTTATACAGTCACCTTGACTGCTTCAGCTACACACGTCTCTAACTGTACCTTCACGGTGTCCAGAGGGTAGCCCACTGCCACTCCACAAGCCCCTGTGTGTTTCCAGAGAAAAGAGAGCATCAAggacacaacagacacacagcgaTGCTCAAGGTGATGAGCTTGAACTGCAACTTTATTAATGTgcagctgacaggaagcttATCAGTCATACGTCTTTACAACGTGACTGCTAATACTATCACTTCATTCCTCTGGTTGAATTGACATGAGATTAAAACTGGACAcgcaaaaagacacacaaaccatCATCAGGGCTAAGCTTATCTTTCCATATGCTGTTGcttttctgtcatgttgttATCGCACCATGCAGATACAGTCGCTAGCTATGTAGCTAACACTGCTGCTAACTCGTGCTAACATTAAATGAGAGACTAGCTAGAGTAGCGTAAACTGTTACCTGCGATTGATCCAGATACAAAATCAGCGATATGCATCCTGTCATACGGTGACTGACCGACACACAGTTGTCAGACGCGAGCCCATTCTTCTTCTCGCATGTGTTTCATAAAACGTAACCTTCAGTGTGTTGCTGTTACATCACGCGGCAGAGGCGTGTCACACCGCGAGCCAAACAGCGTCGATTTAGAGCAGAGATCCCGACTTTACCCGAAGATAGCCGAAGGATTCTCTATTTATAAACAGTTAAGAATCTTGAAGTATTTTATAGTATGGTctacaaagaaaaaataaataaataaaaataaaaaaagtcatttaaaaaacattttaaggaAACTCCTTACACTTAATCCCACATGTCATATgatattatttacattattttgcactactgttatccatgctaatatatgctcataTACTACATTACATCTTTTgcagtttttaagtttttaatgtttttttcctcaactgtgcaataacactgtatttattatccatataggcaacagtatttttttctaaactgtacatattgtgcTTATACATAGACTCGTGAAATTCCATGTTCTAAAACAATACTTCTCAAGTACAATACAACACACGACACTGGTAGTTTTTATCATAAGAGTTTTGGCAAGagtatttttatgggcagtagaattttaatgtcattcagtatttttataatctgtacttcatgtgcatatacatagttgaTATTTTTATTCTATAGACTGTATACTATCTATATTACTATCTATATCTATACTattatcttgacccttctgtgccgctgtttttgctgtttttgcttttattaataCTTGCTAGCTTTAACGATTTAAAGTTCCGGGTCGGGGagcaataaagttttatcttatcttatgttaATACTAATGACAATTGCTTTTAATGAACTTGTCAAACACAAAGCTTGTTAACAATGAAACTGTTTCCATCCTCTAGCACTTGTCTTCATGTGCAGCCCACCCGAAAGCAAAACTTTCTTGATGTCAGACTGTGGGGGCGGCTTCAATGGCCTGGACCCGGGcaaaagcaaaacatcacaCGGCACAAATGACGCATTTCAGCACTGGGAGCCCTTGCAGTATGAAACCAATGAATGACGAGAATTACGTGTGAAGTAGGAGGGTTGTAGTCGTTAACTCTTCGCTGGGATTGGTTAGAAATACTACCCGACGCCGGTAATTCCCGCCCCCTATTAGTTACTTCCTGCGACGCTACCTTCCTTGCTACAGAAATAAACCTCCTTGATACAGGTTACGGGCAGGGTGTCCACATTGACTGTAAACGCCACACCGGTTTATGGAGGTCGCTTAGGGCAACAGGAGAGTTTTGTTAGATTAAGAGAGTACAAGCTAAATAACCGGTCCGAGAAATTGTCAACATTTGCGCATTGACAGGTCTTGGAGGGATTCTCAGCTACCCCGTGCTAGCTAACAGACGCTAACTGAAAGCGTCAGTTAGACCATTAGCTAGATTAAACAGCGAGGGACAGTGACAGGTGTACAACAGAGTAAAGGTTGTAGACAAAAACAACGTTTCATAGAGTTGTTGAGAGCATCTTCAGCTAGTGTTTGGTGATATTAAGTCCTTCAGCTAGGTGACGTGCAGGAGCGGTGATGGACTTCATTGCTGGATGCATCGGAGGTAAGTTAGTGGCTGCTCATTTCACCTTGCACATTTGTCAGGCGCAGCTGCCAAAGAGCCACGTTGATCTGAGTCATTGTAGCCTGACCTAGCTGGGCTGATATGCCCCATGTGTTCCTCTTTCAGCGGTAATCGTAAACCACAAACCTTCCCAGCACCACCCTTACTGATGCAACTCTATCACAAAATTGCAAGTGTATTTTCGTAATTCCACCGCATGTCGGCACACTAAAGCCAGTACTGTGAATTCTCTGAATACCCCTGATTGCATTTCACGTAATACTAGACTTTGAGGTTCAATGAGTGGAAGTTGTGAGTGGCTTATTCTGCCATTTAGGCGCAGGGTCACCTAGAAAATCTTAAGATATGAAGTTCATTATTCTGAAGCGCTTACTCCCTTGTATCAGTTGGTATTTGCTCCACAGTAACGTTAGTTTTTGGTGATTGCTAAAAAACATCATAACAGAAGGTTAAGTTCAATAGCTTGACCTTCAGAGACAGAGTATGACTTTAATTGAATGCAACAGGTGTCCGATATGTCCAAGGTGCAGCATGTTGAAGGTTTACAGGGCAAAGACATGTTAGTGTCTGTTTCAGAGAAGTGCTTCCTCACAAAGATATGGAGAAATGCTGATGTTGGTGCACCTTCGATGTTTCTCCTTTGTGACCCTGCTGAGAACTAAAAGCATGCAAACACTACACAAGTGCAACCTGAGCATTCAGGCTAGGATGGCTTGGCTTTTTTAAGTTTGCACACACGCCAGAGGCAGACGAGGCAGAGACAAATCACTCCACACCCCTTCACAGACCAATCCCATGCTTTCTTTACTTGACAGTGATTGACACCCCCCTCCCACCCTTTCACAGTGTGGTAGAGTTCAGGGAGCTGTGTACAGTGAAATGGGAAGCCGTTCGCTGCTGTTTAAGTGTGGTCTAGTTTGTGCTTAGCTCAAAACAAAGTGTCATCATGATTGAAAGTTTATATTTAAGCCTGCATCTTCTGACACCAAAAGATGGGTGGCGTCACACTGAAGAGAAATGTCACATGGACTATGATGCaacactctgctctgcttgtttttccttATACCAGGGCATTGAGGTCAATGACCGCTCGTCATTGTGTCAAACACATGTCTGCTTGTGTTCTTTTCCTGGCTTACAGCTGGAACTCATTCCTGATTGGCTCTTTTTACAAATGGGTCAGGTGACAAAGCAGGTGCTTATGTAGGATTAGCTCGCTGTGGTTTGTTTACAGTGACAGGTCAGTACATTCAAGTCGAGATTTCCAGTATTTCTTTCAAAACTGTGTAATTATTTAATTGTCATCTGGAGTATTTTTTGCTAAAGCAGACAAAATAATCaccaaatgtctgtttttcagacatATCAGCAAATGAAATACCTGACAAATGAAGGTGTTTCATTACATTGATGCAGAGGTCATATAAAAATCCAATCCTGTCATCAAGCAGTGTTACTCACTGATTAGCAATATTGCCCACATTGTTCTAACATATTGACATGTATTAAATACATGGCTACCACAGTATAAACTATATGCCTGTAAAAACCTAATGCAGCCATATATTGGATTATATAGGTTCTCCCCTCCCTTTCTGTGCTATCTTTGAATGTTGTGGTCAGGCTGGGAACTATTATTAAGTTTCAGCATAGACCCAAACTGGCATGAGAACATGGGCACAAGCCAAGGTTACGTAACTTTCAGAGATGCGTTAAAGAAAGTTTTAGAGGGTGATGATGCCCAGTGAGTTGGCTCTGGCTCGATAAGGCAGTGTTACCCTGGAGTGTAAAATTACACAACAGTGGCAGCAGCAAGCAGGTTGGCCTTCTAAGACTGGTCAAATAGGCCAAAGACTGGATAGATAGGCCCAGATTTCTGAAAATAATTAGGAAAGGTGGCATGTGTACAGTAACCTTCAGGGTACTGACTTTATCATAATTGTacagaacacagacaaatgCTGGGCTGGCATTGAGTGTGTTTGAGTCGGTTAAAATCAGTTGATTGTGTCACTCTTTTGCATTTATAACTTTTAATCAAGACTGATCAAATGATGATAAATTATCATtgtctgttgtatttttctcactgttctttcctttgtctccaGGTGCTGCTGGAGTCTTGGTTGGACACCCATTTGATACAGTTAAGGTGGGCAATGTTTTCAGCATAATTTCAGAGTTTTACAGGCCTTTTTAGGTAATTCTCTTttgaaaacatgtattttattaCTTTAAATACAGAAACTTTATATTAACTGTTAAACAGATATCTCAGTATGTTTCCAGCATATGCTTTTGATGCTTCATGCTAAATGTTTTTCACTGAGTTGCCTCATCATCACTATGCAGTGTATACAGCTAGCTGACTTCAACATTGGAAATTTTGTTCTCCTTTACCCATGTTATGATGGGGAAAATGATTAGTTGTCGAAGGTGTGACTGATCATTGAAGTTTGTCCTCTTTTCCAGGTGAGACTGCAGGTCCAAAATGTTGATAAGCCTCTGTACCGTGGGACCTATCACTGTTTCCAGTCCATCATACGGCAGGAGTCGGTACGTGTCTTTATTTCCCATACAGATCAAATGCTAATATATGTGGTCAGCAATATTACTGATACATGACTATGGTGAAGTaaagcactgtgtgtgtatggtaaGCCTGACTCTGACATACATGAAGTTTTTCAAGTTGTTGAGTTGACTGAAAGTagttttttgtagttttttttggtttgttgctACGTGTCATCTAACTTTCTGGGCCGTAAAGCTGTGAGGTGGCTGCTCACGATGACACCTATGCAATAGTTGTGTTTGACAAAATCTATTTTTAGCGAGGTCCAGCGAACTTGGCTGCATCTGGACATCTGTGAGGTCAGAGAGACCTGATAGCAGAGTTATGTCACTCTCGGGTCTGATGACTGAATGGAGGAAGACTCTAATTTTATTGAATGGGTTCAGACTTGTTTTGCTTGGTTGTTTTCAAGCGCCGTAGAGTTTGTTTTCGCCTGCTGACAAGAttcatattgttttttgttttttttaacttttggtGTAATcactgtgatttgttttttcctttattaTTTTCTCCCAAGCGACTTGGAAAACTATTTTCAGCCTgagaagtgtttttaaaaaatctcattTACGTCATAGGGTTTGTTATTTAAAGCTTCTGAATGATTCCCTGCAGCACATTATTTTTGTGCAGCAGCAAACTGAAGGAGCACCAGTTTCCAGGATCATTATTTAAGTAGCCTCAGGGTGTTCACATTTTTCTCACTCATACAGCAGGCACCTTTGTTACAGCAAGTGTTATAGGGAGTGCCAGGAGGACATAAATGGCTGtactgaaaagatgaaaaagctAAAGAGACTGGTCTCATAGTGTATACagcaacagaaataaaatggaagGCATGATAGGAAAGGAGTTTCTCATGGTGATGGGAACAAGTAAACTTTGTTGTGAGAGTTGGACACATGCAAGAGTTGTACTTAAGTTCTACATGTCAGGGCTTTTTCAAATTCTATGATATAATTATGTTATTGTATTTGAGGTAGACTTACTGTTTCTTTTAACGGCAGCGTTAAAAGAAACAGTAAGTTTAATCTGAGGTTGCTGAATGAGAccctcagtgttttgtttgtttgaaagaaaaataagccCCTCTGTGCTGGTGATTTCATTTTGTAGTGATGTGTTAACACACCTTGTCTAATGCGATGTCTCTGCTCCTGTGCACAGGTATTGGGCTTGTATAAAGGCATTGGATCCCCCATGATGGGCCTTACATTCATCAATGCCATAGTGTTTGGCGTTCAGGGAAACACCATGCGGATGCTGGCACACGACACCCCCATGAACCAGTTCCTTGCTGGTGCGGCAGCAGGTGCCATCCAGTGTGTCATCTGCTGCCCTATGGAACTGGCTAAAACCCGCATGCAAATGCAGGGTACCGGAGAGAAGAAGTCCTCCAAGAAGCTGTACAAGAATTCCCTGGACTGCTTGGCACGCATCTACAAACGCGAGGGTCTGCGGGGCGTAAACAGAGGCATGTTGACCACACTTATCCGCGAGACACCTGGTTTTGGAGTGTACTTCCTGGCCTACGATGTGCTGACGCGCAACCTCGGTTGTGAGCCAGACGACCGCTACATGATCCTCAAACTGCTGTTTGCCGGAGGCATGGCTGGTATCGCTTCCTGGCTTTCCACCTATCCCGTGGACGTGATCAAATCACGGCTGCAGGCAGACGGGGTGGGTGGGGTCAATCAGTACAGCAGCATTGCtgactgtgtgcagcagagcGTGAGGAGAGAGGGCTACATGGTATTCACACGAGGCCTCACCTCCACGCTGCTACGGGCCTTCCCTGTGAACGCAGCTACCTTTGCCACCGTCACCCTTGTCCTCATGTACGCCCGAGGGGTGGAAGAGGGACCTAAAGACTGTGAGCCAGCTCAGCCAAGTCACCATGCGCAGATACAAGCCCAGCCCTCCAGCCTGTGACAGCACAGAGAGTCACCCTCAACCTGGGCACTTTACAAGAGCATGGGAAGACAAAATATACATACAAACCCTTTGTTACTGTCAGACCAGTCATTCCCAATTTTGAGTCCGACAATACCTGGTTTCATGTGaaaacatatatttatttttagcaaTAATTTAAGTTTCAGGTTTGCCTCTGATGATGCAGACTTGTAAGGGGATGATGTTACCTCTAATAATAAGAGTGGAAAATTGGAGCTATGACATTCATGAAAGTTTTAAGCAGCAGCTATTATCTGTCGGAGACCTGTTGTATGACGCTGATCTCATTACAAAACGTGGTGGCTAGGTAGTGTGTACACTGTAGATGCTGAcagttgtctctctctctcttgatcacatactgtatatctttaAATGTGCAGTGTTTAACTGTACCTGTATATATCATTTtggttcttttctttttttttaatatatgttgGAAAGACTTTTCCTGCCTTACGATATTATATTTgtgtgaggaagatgaagcACTTGTTTGTACCTGAACTGTATCCCCTGAAGAGCCAAGCAAGCTTGAGTAAAGGAATGTAGCATTTGGTATGCGTGCAGGACTTATCGCTCGTGTCTGctttcaacccccccccccccccccccccccaaaaaaaagaaaaaaaaaccaacaacccATATTGCAGCTATAATCTAATCATCACGAAGGCACTGTTAGTTAGAAATCCACTGGTCTGAAAGGCTCTTCAGGGGCTGAATGCAAACTGTGATCAAGGTTTTCGATGGcattgtgttttatgtcttgtttgttgtgtttcatcAAGTAAAAGGAAGTTTTATCATTGTGACTTTTACTGCTGTATTAAAGGCCTGATCCAGAGGTGGAACGTGGAACCACATACATGACACTGTACTTGtgtactgtactttttttttttatattctattttattttttgtacattttggtTCTTGGTTATtcttaaatatatatatttttaaagctGTATGTGATATGGTTATTGCAGGGTCAAACATGCATGCTGGAGGCAGGGTTAGGAAAAGTTTCAAACTGAGGGGCCAACAAACACATCCCAGTATTTAGTAATGGCCCTCATTCATTTAACTTCTTGTCAAATCCGAATGTTTAACCCGTAATGATCCCCCAGGGCTCATTGTGGCTGATTTGTGGGAGTCTGAGTTTATCTCTCTTGCGATTTGAATCAAATTGATCCCACAGTAACCACATTTGTGCCCAGAAGCACAAGGACTGCTTGGTATTAGACAGCCTGCAATATGAAGAAATGCCAGCTACCGCTTCACCAACGAAAAAGCAATGTTTTTTAACTTGTATTTGATGAGGAATTGAGCCACCTAGAGTGGCTCTATAATGCTGCTTAAAGGGTGCAATGTATTTCTTGCTTCTGGTGACTGTGTTCCTGTGGAGGTTTGAAGCTATTGTTTCTCTTTACTTGACaaatgcatatttgtgtgtacCATATACTGTACCTAATCTGGATTGGGCCTTtaattagatttatttatttttgaagttACTATATTACCTTGATAATGTACAGGTGTTGTTAATGAGTGGAATTTGTGtgctttctgcatgtgtgtggtcaGTGTCAGATGATTTAGTCTGTATTTTACTCCTGAATGTTGAATTTTTTGCTGTTAAGCAATCAAAGTTTCTCCCGCACGGATGCTAACGTGTCAGTTCCCATCGAAGCAGTAAGTTGCCAGCACAAATGATAATCTGTTCCCTGAATGCTTTCCCGAGCTCTTTCTGAAGTTGTGAAACGCAGCAGCACACCAAACTACTGTTGTCCTTTGTGTAAGAAGACTGTCTGTGAAAGGTTTTTGCGGAGCAGGAAGTCACAGATGCACTAAAGCCTTCCGTGTCTTGAATGTATCGCACCTGTGTTCACTCGCAGGTGTTCAGACTGAGCTGAGAGCGATTTCTTGGAATCTTATTTGAACTTGAACGTCACTCGTTTGGCTTGTTCAAAGCTGCTCAGAGAAGCTTGTTGTGTTCTGGTTTGGTGGTGagtgatgatgataaatgaaaGCGGGAAAAATGCAAAGGGATATTTGGTATGTCTGCGTAAGCCGCTTGTGTTAAACTGATAATCCCACCTCTTCAACAGTGACTGTTATCTCTGACTATAAAGTAGATTACATCTTGCTCATTGCCATTGGACCGCTAATATTTAGTCCAGCTGATGTGAAAGATGCAATATGTACAGGATGTAACTGTATTCATGTAAACTTGTTTTGAAGTGGtaatgtatatatacacatatataacaTATATTTTTCAGTCTTGTTGTGTGGCTCCATGAATGTCTGAgtttgagctgtttttaaagtctCTATTTGACCAGTTTGAGTTTGCTGTTACACTAAAGAGATTTTAACTGAAAAACTGAGACATGATATTTTTGTAACATAGTCATACATAACCTATTTGTCTAGATTTGTCACGGAGGATCTGTACAAATgggtaaataaaaataatttcagcagctgtttgttttgaatcCAGCCCTCTTCACTCGTGCACTGATGAATGCAGCGTTCCACATTTTTAATCAGAGCTGAGTGTGTTCTTGTGGGTTATGACATGAGCTGTTACTATAATTAACAAATGATGGCATTCACAGGCCGCTCCCTGTGAAAAAATGATAGCAATCACATCAACTAAGAAGGCCTAACGAGGTTTCATTGTTTACTGCTACACATGGGAGCGGTGCACCATTAAGCTGTCAAAAAAAGACTTGTTTGTTCATCACATATTTGTTCATTATAGAGCACAATAATGTACTTGGTCTCCAGTATATTTAAGGTCAACAAGCCCTCACATTTTATTGTAAAAAGACCCTGTGTTTGCTATTGTCACAGGTGACACAGCAGCTTACATAATATTAACTGGGTGTGTGAGGTGGCAGATTTATTAATAAACCTGAGTATTTGAGGATTCAACACAAGCAGTGCGTTCTGTCCGTTAACACCCACTGGGTGCCTTACAAAGCATCCACAGGTGCTGAAGAGGAAAGATATGTTAGTGAACCGCACAGATGAAATCACTGTACAG
This window encodes:
- the LOC143336197 gene encoding mitochondrial basic amino acids transporter-like, yielding MDFIAGCIGGAAGVLVGHPFDTVKVRLQVQNVDKPLYRGTYHCFQSIIRQESVLGLYKGIGSPMMGLTFINAIVFGVQGNTMRMLAHDTPMNQFLAGAAAGAIQCVICCPMELAKTRMQMQGTGEKKSSKKLYKNSLDCLARIYKREGLRGVNRGMLTTLIRETPGFGVYFLAYDVLTRNLGCEPDDRYMILKLLFAGGMAGIASWLSTYPVDVIKSRLQADGVGGVNQYSSIADCVQQSVRREGYMVFTRGLTSTLLRAFPVNAATFATVTLVLMYARGVEEGPKDCEPAQPSHHAQIQAQPSSL